The DNA region CACGTGTTTGTTTACATGTCTCAGGTCAAGAATAAGTCTCTTCTTATTTTTGGACGAACTAACGCTCAGTGGATTAACCACGTGTGGCTCAGTAGCCATCTCTTTTATTCTTCCGGTTTTAAGTAACTCGTGTAATTCCTTATTTACAAAATCTTCATTGTCAAGAGCCGAACAGTTGTTTTTGAAAGAAGCCTTTTTAGGGGTGGTGAAAAAGGGAATTTTGTATCCGTATTTTATAAGttctaaaatagttttattaGTGCCTATGTTCTCCAAGTAAGGTAGACGCCGCCTGAGATTGCCCTCCACGGTATGTGGAGGATTAGCTTGGCGCGCATAAGACCTATTGCATtcagaaaaattatatacagTAGAAACAGTATCACACTTAACTTTTGCTTTTCTTTAGGGTTGTTTGAGGTCAGGGCAGTCCTTTCGCCAATGTCCTTGTTTTCCGCATCCGAAACACAGAGATCGCTGTTGGGGCTGTTGGTAACTTCGCTGGTATTGATTCGCGAATCTTGGTTGCTGTTGAGATAGCCCGAAGATAGGCCTCCCCGGAGGTGCAGATTGTGAGCCGAAGGggataaaattttgatgtttcGAATGGTGAGTGAATGAGGAAGACTGGTATGGGGGCCGACGTGGAACATGCTTGAAGGTTGACTTTCTCTTGGTCGCCTTTTTCTTGTTCAGAGCCCGGTTTTCCGCAGCCTTCATCTTTTTTTCATCCTCTGAATCGCTGGCAAAATCGTCGGATAAGTATTCGTCGACAGCAGCCCATCCAGCCGGAGATTTATCTGCGAAACGGATACATTTGTTTCGCTTGTGGAGATCATCTATGACATTATCAATCTTTTTGGTATTTGGTATTTGGTATGGTAAACCGGCGGTgaaatttaattattctatctataacgaccaacttggcttttaaaacaaacaaaaaacaaataaagacatttaaaaataaaataaaaaataagctttaataaaataaaaaaaagagtatGCATTTTTAGCCTACGACTGTGACTTCTTTGAATGGCTGGGGTCGTTTtgtattgaaattattttatatttagaatttTTCGCGAG from Hydractinia symbiolongicarpus strain clone_291-10 chromosome 6, HSymV2.1, whole genome shotgun sequence includes:
- the LOC130648230 gene encoding uncharacterized protein LOC130648230; this encodes MPFLCHLSTLKDAENKISALKSLDDLHKRNKCIRFADKSPAGWAAVDEYLSDDFASDSEDEKKMKAAENRALNKKKATKRKSTFKHVPRRPPYQSSSFTHHSKHQNFIPFGSQSAPPGRPIFGLSQQQPRFANQYQRSYQQPQQRSLCFGCGKQGHWSYARQANPPHTVEGNLRRRLPYLENIGTNKTILELIKYGYKIPFFTTPKKASFKNNCSALDNEDFVNKELHELLKTGRIKEMATEPHVVNPLSVSSSKNKKRLILDLRHVNKHVYKQKTTFDDWKIFGEFVEENGFMFKFDIKQGYHHIEIAPEHQKYLGFSWVTNGEKRKLIKTEIVAKFQLNPFGEKKHR